One genomic window of Comamonas serinivorans includes the following:
- a CDS encoding MDR family oxidoreductase: MFDAILITQDTTAQRVQHTTLDDAQLPAGDVLVRVSHSTLNYKDALAITGSSPVVRRFPMVPGIDLVGCVEQSSHPDHAPGDWVLLNGWGVGETHWGGLAQKARLKGDWLIPLPPAFSPRQAMAIGTAGYTAMLCILALERHGVRPGDGDIAVTGATGGVGSVAIALLARLGYTAVAITGRAHDADYLSQLGAAEVLPRDPLSSPGKPLGKERWAGAIDVAGGHTLANLCATTRYGGVVATCGLAGGMSLPATVAPFILRGVTLAGIDSVMRPRADRIEAWSRLATDLNVDALQTIGQDIALADVIPHAQALLDGRIRGRVVVDVNR, from the coding sequence ATGTTCGATGCCATCTTGATCACCCAGGACACCACGGCGCAGCGCGTTCAGCACACCACGCTGGACGACGCACAACTGCCGGCCGGTGACGTGCTGGTGCGCGTCAGCCACTCGACCCTGAACTACAAGGATGCGCTGGCCATCACCGGCAGCAGCCCGGTCGTGCGGCGTTTCCCCATGGTGCCGGGCATCGACCTCGTCGGCTGTGTCGAGCAATCCTCACACCCGGACCACGCGCCGGGCGACTGGGTGCTGCTCAATGGCTGGGGAGTGGGCGAAACGCATTGGGGCGGCCTCGCGCAAAAGGCACGCCTGAAGGGGGATTGGCTGATCCCGCTCCCTCCGGCGTTCTCGCCGCGACAGGCCATGGCCATCGGCACGGCCGGCTACACCGCCATGCTGTGCATCCTGGCGTTGGAGCGGCACGGCGTTCGGCCTGGGGATGGCGACATCGCCGTGACCGGGGCCACCGGCGGCGTGGGCAGCGTCGCCATCGCGTTGCTCGCCCGGCTGGGCTACACCGCCGTGGCCATCACAGGCCGTGCACACGATGCCGACTACCTGAGCCAGCTGGGCGCCGCCGAGGTGCTGCCGCGCGACCCCCTGTCGTCACCGGGCAAGCCGTTGGGCAAAGAGCGCTGGGCCGGCGCGATCGATGTGGCGGGCGGCCACACGCTGGCCAACCTGTGCGCCACCACGCGGTATGGCGGCGTCGTGGCCACCTGCGGCCTGGCTGGCGGCATGAGCCTGCCGGCCACCGTCGCCCCCTTCATCTTGCGGGGCGTGACCCTGGCCGGCATCGACAGCGTGATGCGTCCGCGTGCGGACCGCATCGAGGCCTGGTCCCGGCTGGCCACCGACCTGAACGTCGATGCCCTGCAAACCATCGGCCAGGACATTGCGCTGGCCGACGTGATTCCCCACGCCCAGGCGCTGCTGGACGGACGCATCCGCGGCCGCGTCGTGGTCGATGTCAACCGCTGA
- a CDS encoding TetR/AcrR family transcriptional regulator codes for MPNTLVPRRGRPPKARDSALDTRELLVRAGLEVLTEKGYSAAGLDEILRRVGVPKGSFYHYFDSKDAFGLALIERYAAYFARKLDRHFDNDSLPPLARLEAFIDDATAGMARHDFKRGCLIGNLGQEMGTLPEPFRARLIAVFEDWEARLARCLKAAQAQGQLADTADCAGLATLFWTGWEGAVLRAKLEQRAQPLLTFAQFFSAALPRP; via the coding sequence ATGCCCAACACCCTCGTGCCGCGCCGCGGCCGTCCCCCCAAAGCGCGAGACAGCGCGCTGGACACGCGCGAGCTGCTGGTGCGCGCCGGGCTCGAGGTGCTCACGGAGAAGGGCTACTCCGCCGCCGGCCTGGACGAAATCCTGCGGCGCGTGGGCGTGCCCAAAGGCTCGTTCTACCATTACTTTGACAGCAAGGACGCCTTCGGCCTGGCGCTCATCGAGCGTTACGCCGCCTACTTCGCCCGCAAGCTGGACCGTCACTTCGACAACGATTCGCTGCCCCCGCTGGCCCGGCTCGAGGCCTTCATCGACGACGCCACGGCGGGCATGGCGCGCCACGACTTCAAGCGCGGTTGCCTGATCGGCAACCTGGGACAGGAAATGGGCACCTTGCCCGAGCCCTTCCGGGCCCGCCTCATCGCGGTGTTCGAGGATTGGGAGGCCCGCCTGGCCCGCTGCCTGAAGGCCGCGCAGGCACAAGGCCAACTGGCTGACACGGCCGACTGCGCCGGGCTCGCGACCCTGTTCTGGACCGGCTGGGAAGGTGCCGTGCTGCGCGCCAAGCTGGAACAGCGCGCCCAGCCACTATTGACCTTTGCGCAGTTTTTCAGCGCCGCCCTGCCCCGTCCTTGA
- a CDS encoding Yip1 family protein: MTRSGNPSNFAPMARAWLGRVRDLFGDTANTWKLIATERVTIGWIYQHHLLPLAVLALVMGLAGWGLAAAAGPAGYVFDLAMALGMGLVMLAVLMLGVWVLAQVVDALAPRFGARQSELRAFKLMAYGVTPVFLMGLFALVPGAVWVCLLGLVGSLWLIWQGLPRLMRCPPDRFRAYFAVVALALLLWAALLVTLINAMQPRGLLTPRADTTWDRAPPAARPASLPASLPAAEPASRAASAAADAAQPAASPASAVPPASDGLGLPPLAPSASAAPPADAPASAPPLSAAGLQRLTERLSAWMPATFAGMPRDRLDVQPLTTADGPGVALNAGFGQGERAIALNVVYIGPHPRQSVLGEWANITMQREDADRFERIHAEGGRPVSEVGRKDGSGASMRVLLANGVMLDMDALGITLEQLKAAVSQLKLAELEQIRPGV, encoded by the coding sequence ATGACACGCTCAGGGAACCCGTCGAACTTTGCGCCCATGGCCCGGGCCTGGCTGGGCCGCGTGCGCGACCTGTTCGGTGACACGGCCAACACCTGGAAGCTGATCGCGACCGAGCGCGTGACCATCGGCTGGATCTACCAGCACCACCTGCTGCCCCTGGCGGTGCTGGCGCTGGTCATGGGTTTGGCGGGCTGGGGCCTGGCGGCTGCGGCGGGACCCGCAGGCTACGTCTTCGACCTGGCCATGGCGCTGGGCATGGGCCTGGTGATGCTGGCCGTGCTCATGCTGGGGGTGTGGGTGTTGGCCCAGGTGGTCGATGCCTTGGCGCCACGCTTCGGCGCCCGGCAAAGCGAGTTGCGGGCGTTCAAGCTCATGGCCTATGGCGTGACGCCGGTGTTCCTCATGGGTTTGTTTGCGCTGGTGCCGGGGGCCGTCTGGGTCTGCCTGCTGGGGTTGGTGGGCAGCCTGTGGCTGATCTGGCAAGGCTTGCCGCGCCTGATGCGCTGCCCGCCCGATCGCTTCCGGGCCTACTTTGCGGTGGTGGCGCTGGCGCTGCTGCTGTGGGCCGCGTTGCTGGTCACCTTGATCAACGCCATGCAGCCGCGCGGGCTGCTCACGCCCCGCGCGGACACGACCTGGGACCGCGCCCCACCTGCGGCGCGCCCTGCAAGCCTGCCGGCCAGCTTGCCGGCCGCCGAGCCGGCGAGCCGCGCGGCCTCGGCTGCCGCAGACGCGGCGCAGCCCGCTGCGTCACCGGCGTCTGCCGTGCCGCCCGCGTCCGATGGCCTGGGTCTGCCGCCCTTGGCGCCATCGGCCAGCGCAGCGCCACCGGCCGATGCGCCGGCATCGGCGCCGCCGCTGTCCGCGGCAGGCCTGCAGCGCCTGACCGAGCGCCTGAGCGCCTGGATGCCCGCCACCTTTGCCGGCATGCCGCGCGACCGACTGGACGTGCAGCCCTTGACCACGGCAGATGGACCGGGCGTGGCGCTGAATGCCGGCTTTGGACAGGGCGAGCGGGCCATCGCCCTCAACGTGGTCTACATCGGGCCCCACCCCAGACAGTCGGTGCTGGGGGAGTGGGCCAACATCACCATGCAGCGCGAAGATGCCGATCGCTTCGAGCGCATCCATGCCGAAGGCGGGCGGCCCGTCAGCGAAGTGGGGCGCAAAGACGGCAGTGGCGCCAGCATGCGTGTGTTGCTCGCCAATGGCGTGATGCTGGACATGGATGCCCTGGGCATCACGCTGGAGCAGCTCAAGGCTGCGGTGAGCCAGCTCAAGCTGGCCGAGCTCGAGCAGATCCGTCCCGGTGTCTGA
- a CDS encoding sterol desaturase family protein codes for MRDIDKLKTYVDSHGQLQRGRGLITGTIAFALACLCLLGVLAFHFPQYLTTPELRQSYSVPAMRQLLFYAMAVAGGLALVNILFNRTRWLSTFAFVIVALCALLGGHKVEVGDFPSNTPYIGLDWFILDLLGSSLIFIFIEKLFPLRRDQPVFRDEWQTDFHHFIVNHMIVGFVLLATNLLVHKFFGWAANDGVRGWVANLNFWVALFLIVLVADLVQYWTHRAYHEVPTLWRLHAVHHSVKSMDWMAGSRQHILELLITRTLVLAPIYVLGFSKDVIDAYIIIVGFQAVFNHCNVNVRLGPLRHVIVTPNFHHWHHSQDDEAIDKNYAAHFAFLDYLFGTAVKSDRAWPAQYGVVGDYVPNGFFKQLKFPFTWKG; via the coding sequence ATGCGCGACATTGACAAACTCAAAACCTATGTGGACAGCCACGGCCAGCTGCAACGCGGACGCGGCCTGATCACGGGCACCATCGCCTTTGCCCTGGCCTGTTTGTGCCTGCTGGGTGTGCTGGCCTTTCACTTTCCGCAGTACCTGACCACGCCGGAGCTGCGGCAGAGCTACAGCGTGCCGGCCATGCGGCAGCTGCTGTTCTACGCGATGGCGGTGGCGGGCGGCCTGGCCCTGGTCAACATCCTGTTCAACCGCACGCGCTGGCTGTCGACCTTTGCCTTCGTCATCGTGGCGCTGTGTGCGCTGCTGGGCGGGCACAAGGTGGAGGTGGGCGATTTCCCCAGCAACACGCCCTACATCGGGCTGGACTGGTTCATCCTGGACCTGCTGGGCTCGTCGCTGATCTTCATCTTCATCGAGAAGCTGTTCCCGCTGCGCCGCGACCAACCGGTGTTCCGCGACGAGTGGCAGACCGACTTCCACCACTTCATCGTCAACCACATGATCGTGGGCTTCGTGCTGCTGGCCACCAACCTGCTGGTGCACAAGTTCTTCGGCTGGGCGGCCAACGACGGCGTGCGCGGCTGGGTGGCCAACCTCAACTTCTGGGTGGCGCTGTTCCTCATCGTCCTGGTGGCCGACCTGGTGCAGTACTGGACACACCGCGCCTACCACGAGGTGCCCACGCTGTGGCGCCTGCACGCCGTGCACCACAGCGTCAAGAGCATGGACTGGATGGCCGGCTCGCGCCAGCACATCCTCGAGCTGCTGATCACGCGCACGCTGGTGCTGGCGCCCATCTACGTGCTGGGGTTCTCGAAGGACGTGATCGACGCCTACATCATCATCGTGGGCTTCCAGGCCGTGTTCAACCACTGCAACGTGAACGTGCGGCTGGGGCCGCTGCGCCATGTGATCGTCACCCCCAACTTTCACCACTGGCACCACAGCCAGGACGACGAAGCCATCGACAAGAACTACGCCGCGCATTTCGCCTTCCTGGATTACCTGTTCGGCACCGCCGTGAAAAGCGACCGCGCCTGGCCTGCACAGTACGGCGTGGTGGGCGATTACGTGCCCAATGGCTTCTTCAAGCAGCTGAAGTTTCCCTTCACCTGGAAGGGCTGA
- the rpsU gene encoding 30S ribosomal protein S21, with protein MTTIRVKENEPFDVALRRFKRTIEKLGLLTELRAREFYEKPTTERKRKKAAAVKRHYKRVRSMQLPKKLY; from the coding sequence ATGACGACCATCCGCGTTAAAGAAAACGAGCCTTTTGACGTTGCCCTGCGCCGCTTCAAGCGCACCATCGAGAAGCTGGGTCTGCTGACCGAGCTGCGCGCCCGTGAGTTCTACGAGAAGCCCACGACCGAGCGCAAGCGCAAGAAGGCTGCCGCCGTCAAGCGTCACTACAAGCGCGTGCGCAGCATGCAGCTGCCCAAGAAGCTGTACTGA
- a CDS encoding GatB/YqeY domain-containing protein, giving the protein MSLKARITDDMKAAMRAKETDRLGTIRLLQAAMKQKEVDERVELDDAAIVGIVDKLIKQRKDSVAAFTTAGRQDLADKESAEIEVLKAYLPARMSEAEIAQAVNAIVAELGASGPGDMGKVMGAVKAQLAGKADMGQVSAAVKAALSR; this is encoded by the coding sequence ATGTCCCTCAAAGCCCGGATCACCGACGACATGAAGGCCGCCATGCGCGCCAAGGAAACCGACCGCCTGGGCACGATTCGCCTGCTGCAGGCCGCGATGAAGCAAAAGGAAGTCGACGAGCGCGTGGAGCTCGATGACGCGGCCATTGTCGGCATCGTGGACAAGCTCATCAAGCAGCGCAAGGACTCTGTCGCCGCCTTCACCACCGCCGGCCGGCAAGACCTGGCCGACAAGGAAAGCGCCGAAATCGAGGTGCTCAAGGCCTACCTGCCGGCTCGCATGTCGGAAGCCGAGATCGCCCAGGCCGTGAACGCCATCGTGGCCGAGCTGGGCGCGTCCGGCCCCGGCGACATGGGCAAGGTCATGGGCGCCGTCAAGGCCCAGCTGGCCGGCAAGGCCGACATGGGCCAGGTGTCGGCCGCCGTGAAGGCCGCGCTGAGCCGCTGA
- a CDS encoding SIR2 family NAD-dependent protein deacylase, translating to MTPPPSPDLVRVRAWVHDARRIAVLTGAGVSAESGVPTFRDVQTGYWAQFRPEDMATEAGFRAAPERVWAWYQYRRELLMQVGPNAGHQALARFAQRRPEVLTLITQNVDGLHQRAGSPDVLGLHGDLFDNRWLDRPRACCDLNQALAGQPPVCATCGNRVRPGVVWFGEALPQATFAAAERAAQACELMLVVGTAGAVHPAAGLAHIARQRGARVVVVNPAPSQLDDVAHQLLRGPSAQLLPALLD from the coding sequence ATGACACCACCGCCTTCACCCGACCTGGTTCGCGTCCGCGCCTGGGTGCACGACGCCCGCCGCATCGCCGTGTTGACGGGTGCCGGCGTCAGCGCCGAGTCCGGTGTGCCCACCTTTCGCGACGTGCAGACCGGCTATTGGGCGCAGTTCCGACCCGAGGACATGGCCACCGAAGCCGGCTTTCGCGCCGCGCCCGAGCGCGTGTGGGCCTGGTACCAGTACCGCCGCGAGCTGCTGATGCAGGTCGGGCCCAATGCCGGCCACCAGGCCCTGGCCCGGTTTGCGCAGCGCCGGCCGGAGGTGCTCACGCTCATCACGCAGAACGTGGACGGCCTGCACCAGCGCGCCGGCAGCCCTGACGTGCTGGGCCTGCATGGCGATCTGTTCGACAACCGCTGGCTGGATCGGCCACGCGCCTGTTGCGACCTGAACCAGGCCCTGGCGGGCCAGCCGCCGGTCTGCGCCACCTGTGGCAACCGGGTGCGTCCCGGCGTGGTGTGGTTTGGCGAAGCCTTGCCGCAAGCCACCTTCGCCGCGGCGGAACGGGCGGCACAGGCCTGCGAGCTGATGCTGGTGGTGGGCACGGCAGGCGCGGTGCACCCCGCCGCAGGCTTGGCCCACATCGCCCGTCAACGAGGCGCGCGCGTGGTGGTCGTGAACCCGGCCCCCAGCCAGTTGGACGACGTGGCGCACCAGCTGCTGCGCGGCCCGTCGGCGCAGCTGCTGCCCGCGTTGCTGGATTGA
- the tenA gene encoding thiaminase II, translating into MSAFSTAVWQANLPLFERTLALPFNQELAAGTLSAERFCHYMIQDAHYLVAYGRALAVAAAKADNAEGVVQFAQAAQEAVVEERKLHGGFMRDFGIAPDTFAATPLSPACHHYTSFLIANSWSESYPVALAGLLPCFWIYAEVGRDIHSRSAANNPYQAWVDTYAGEDFHAAVRGVIATIDRLAEAADAATRERMAQAYRYSAELEWMFWDSAYRLGSWPTR; encoded by the coding sequence ATGTCCGCCTTCTCCACCGCCGTCTGGCAAGCCAACCTGCCCTTGTTCGAGCGCACGCTCGCCCTGCCCTTCAACCAGGAGCTGGCCGCGGGCACGCTCAGCGCCGAGCGCTTTTGCCATTACATGATCCAGGATGCGCATTACCTGGTCGCCTATGGGCGCGCGCTGGCCGTGGCCGCCGCCAAGGCCGACAACGCCGAGGGCGTGGTGCAGTTCGCCCAGGCGGCCCAGGAGGCCGTGGTCGAGGAACGCAAGCTGCATGGCGGCTTCATGCGCGACTTCGGCATCGCGCCCGACACGTTCGCCGCTACGCCGCTGTCCCCCGCTTGCCACCACTACACCAGCTTCCTGATCGCCAACAGCTGGTCCGAGTCCTACCCCGTGGCGCTGGCCGGCCTGTTGCCCTGCTTCTGGATCTACGCCGAAGTGGGCCGCGACATCCACAGCCGCTCGGCCGCCAACAACCCGTATCAGGCCTGGGTGGACACCTATGCGGGCGAGGACTTCCACGCCGCGGTGCGCGGGGTCATCGCCACCATCGACCGCCTGGCCGAAGCCGCCGACGCGGCCACGCGCGAACGCATGGCGCAGGCCTACCGCTACTCGGCCGAGCTGGAGTGGATGTTCTGGGACAGCGCCTACCGCCTGGGCAGCTGGCCCACGCGCTGA
- a CDS encoding acyl-CoA synthetase: protein MSPYDQDLPQNPANHAPLTPLAFIQRAAEVYPDRLAVVHGDLRRTWGQTYTRCRQLASALQQAGVGKNDTVAVMLPNTPPMVEAHFGIPMAGAVLNTLNTRLDPETVAFMLDHGEAKVLIVDPEFAPVVARALPLRRSTAPLRVIHVADTLFSGPVSPLAGDDYDAFVASGDPGFDWLWPEDEWDAIALNYTSGTTGDPKGVVYHHRGAALNAVNNVLDWDMPRFPVYLWTLPMFHCNGWCFPWTLAQRVGVNVCLRRVDAASMLDAMRTQGVTHYCSAPIVHGLLVSAPAELKAGLPAGIQALVAGAAPPASMIEGMEAMGIHLTHVYGLTETYGPATVCAKHEAWGQTSVGERAALNARQGVHASLQRTARVLDPDTLAPVPWDGETMGEIMFRGNIAMKGYLKNPSATRKAFEGGWFHTGDLAVQYPDGYIKIKDRSKDIIISGGENISSIEVEDVLYRHPDVVAAAVVAMPDAKWGETPCAFIELRAGARVSEADIIAHCKQQLAGFKVPRAVVFGEVPKTSTGKIQKFELRKRAGSVAAIDV, encoded by the coding sequence ATGAGCCCCTACGACCAGGACCTGCCCCAGAACCCCGCCAACCACGCCCCGCTGACGCCGCTGGCCTTCATCCAGCGCGCCGCCGAGGTCTACCCCGATCGCCTGGCCGTGGTGCATGGCGACCTGCGCCGCACCTGGGGCCAGACCTACACGCGCTGCCGCCAGCTGGCCAGCGCCCTGCAGCAGGCTGGCGTGGGCAAGAACGACACCGTGGCCGTGATGCTGCCCAACACCCCGCCCATGGTGGAGGCGCATTTCGGCATCCCCATGGCCGGCGCGGTGCTGAACACACTGAACACGCGCCTGGACCCCGAGACCGTGGCCTTCATGCTGGACCACGGCGAGGCCAAGGTCCTCATCGTCGACCCCGAATTCGCCCCCGTGGTGGCCCGGGCCCTGCCCTTGCGCCGGTCCACCGCGCCGCTGCGCGTGATCCACGTGGCCGACACGCTGTTCAGCGGCCCCGTCAGCCCGCTGGCAGGCGACGACTACGACGCCTTCGTCGCCAGCGGCGACCCCGGCTTTGACTGGCTGTGGCCCGAGGACGAGTGGGACGCGATCGCGCTGAACTACACCAGCGGCACCACGGGCGACCCCAAGGGCGTGGTCTACCACCACCGGGGCGCGGCGCTGAACGCCGTGAACAACGTGCTGGACTGGGACATGCCGCGTTTTCCCGTCTACCTGTGGACCTTGCCCATGTTCCACTGCAACGGCTGGTGCTTTCCGTGGACGCTGGCCCAGCGCGTGGGCGTGAACGTGTGCCTGCGCCGCGTCGACGCGGCCTCGATGCTGGACGCCATGCGCACGCAGGGGGTGACGCACTACTGCAGCGCCCCCATCGTGCATGGCCTGCTGGTCAGCGCCCCGGCCGAGCTGAAGGCCGGGCTGCCCGCCGGCATCCAGGCGCTGGTGGCTGGCGCGGCGCCCCCGGCGTCGATGATCGAAGGCATGGAGGCCATGGGCATCCACCTGACGCACGTCTACGGCCTGACCGAGACCTACGGCCCGGCCACGGTGTGCGCCAAGCACGAGGCCTGGGGCCAGACCAGCGTGGGCGAACGCGCCGCCCTCAACGCGCGCCAGGGCGTGCACGCCAGCCTGCAGCGCACCGCGCGCGTGCTGGACCCCGACACCCTGGCGCCCGTGCCCTGGGACGGCGAAACCATGGGCGAGATCATGTTCCGCGGCAACATCGCCATGAAGGGCTACCTGAAGAACCCCAGCGCCACGCGCAAGGCGTTCGAAGGCGGCTGGTTCCACACCGGTGACCTGGCGGTGCAGTACCCCGACGGCTACATCAAGATCAAGGACCGCAGCAAGGACATCATCATCTCGGGCGGCGAGAACATCTCCTCGATCGAGGTCGAGGACGTGCTGTACCGCCACCCCGACGTGGTGGCCGCCGCCGTCGTGGCCATGCCCGATGCCAAGTGGGGCGAAACGCCCTGCGCCTTCATCGAGCTGCGCGCGGGCGCCCGCGTGAGCGAAGCCGACATCATCGCCCACTGCAAACAGCAGCTGGCCGGCTTCAAGGTGCCCCGGGCCGTCGTCTTTGGCGAGGTGCCCAAGACCAGCACCGGCAAGATCCAGAAGTTCGAGCTGCGCAAGCGCGCGGGCTCTGTCGCCGCCATCGACGTCTGA
- a CDS encoding TIGR00730 family Rossman fold protein — protein METTQDIKQQRLADAWAELQAQADEGVSLQPDSNRLAFADPEFLLRVETRGIRFQLELLKPELGQQAAGIHHTIVVYGSARLPSPERANELATLAGRTHAPADIAAAKRAAKGAARYEQARAFGRLVAEFSKTQPDTERVHICTGGGPGIMEAANRGAYDAGMPTVGLNITLPHEQNGNPYITPGLSFKFHYFALRKMHFMMRAKALVVFPGGFGTLDELFEVTTLVQTHKAKRVPIVLFGSDFWGQLINFKLLVEEGMISPEDVELMTIVDTPEAAWEAIRSFYELRNDAIPVAA, from the coding sequence ATGGAAACCACGCAAGACATCAAACAGCAACGCCTGGCCGACGCCTGGGCCGAATTGCAGGCGCAGGCCGACGAGGGCGTCTCGCTGCAGCCCGATTCCAACCGCCTGGCGTTCGCCGATCCCGAGTTCCTGTTGCGCGTGGAGACGCGGGGCATCCGGTTTCAGCTCGAGTTGCTGAAGCCCGAACTGGGCCAGCAGGCCGCCGGCATCCACCACACCATCGTGGTCTACGGCAGCGCCCGCCTGCCCTCGCCCGAGCGCGCCAACGAGCTGGCCACGCTGGCCGGCCGGACGCACGCCCCCGCCGACATCGCCGCCGCCAAGCGCGCCGCCAAGGGCGCGGCGCGCTACGAACAGGCGCGCGCCTTTGGCCGCCTGGTGGCCGAGTTCAGCAAGACCCAGCCCGACACCGAGCGCGTGCACATCTGCACCGGCGGTGGCCCCGGCATCATGGAGGCGGCCAACCGCGGCGCCTACGACGCCGGCATGCCCACCGTGGGCCTGAACATCACGCTGCCGCACGAGCAGAACGGCAACCCCTACATCACGCCGGGGCTGTCGTTCAAGTTCCATTACTTCGCCCTGCGCAAGATGCATTTCATGATGCGCGCCAAGGCCCTGGTGGTGTTCCCCGGCGGCTTCGGCACGCTGGACGAGCTGTTCGAGGTCACCACCCTGGTGCAAACCCACAAGGCCAAGCGCGTGCCCATCGTGCTGTTCGGCTCGGACTTCTGGGGTCAGCTGATCAACTTCAAGCTGCTGGTCGAGGAAGGCATGATCTCGCCCGAGGACGTGGAGCTGATGACCATCGTCGACACGCCCGAAGCCGCCTGGGAAGCGATCCGCAGCTTCTACGAGCTGCGCAACGACGCCATCCCCGTCGCGGCCTGA
- the efp gene encoding elongation factor P — MKIAQEIRAGNVIMQGKDPVVVLKTEYSRGGRGAATVRMKMKSLLNNFNSEAVFKADDKIENIVLDKKECTYSYFADPMYVLMDAEYNQYEVEAENMGDALNYLEDGMAAEVVFYDGKAISVELPTTVVREITWTEPAVKGDTSGKVLKPAKIATGYEVQVPLFVAQGDKIEIDTRTGEYRKRV; from the coding sequence ATGAAAATCGCTCAGGAAATTCGCGCCGGCAACGTCATCATGCAAGGCAAGGACCCCGTGGTCGTGCTCAAGACCGAGTACAGCCGCGGCGGCCGCGGTGCTGCCACCGTGCGCATGAAGATGAAGAGCCTGCTCAACAACTTCAACTCGGAAGCCGTGTTCAAGGCCGACGACAAGATCGAGAACATCGTGCTGGACAAGAAGGAGTGCACCTACTCCTACTTCGCCGACCCGATGTACGTGCTGATGGACGCCGAGTACAACCAGTACGAAGTCGAAGCCGAGAACATGGGCGACGCCCTGAACTACCTCGAAGACGGCATGGCCGCCGAAGTGGTGTTCTACGACGGCAAGGCCATCTCGGTTGAACTGCCCACCACCGTGGTGCGCGAAATCACCTGGACCGAGCCGGCCGTCAAGGGCGACACCTCGGGCAAAGTGCTGAAGCCCGCCAAGATCGCCACCGGCTATGAAGTGCAGGTGCCGTTGTTCGTGGCGCAAGGCGATAAGATCGAAATCGACACGCGCACCGGCGAGTACCGCAAACGCGTCTGA
- the earP gene encoding elongation factor P maturation arginine rhamnosyltransferase EarP — protein MTPASPPTAPPCWDLFCRVIDNHGDLGVALRLARQLVARGVRVRLWVDDASALSWMAPDLPLASATRTGLPMPSGAPAITVLPWADASDAALLAQLPPAQVWVELFGCELPPEFIAHGVAQASHTGRPVWLNLEYLSAEAYVARSHGLPSPVGSGPARGWTKWFYFPGFTPDTGGLLLAHPAAADRPRVSIDADPSDSPQTLTCNLFCYEPPGLQPLLASLMDSRDWRLRWQVMPGRPARAFAQALEAMGVAVAPPVADDAGWHPLGRSVHQQRQLPHVSQEAFDALLAGADLNFVRGEDSLVSALRAGQPLVWHIYPQDDDAHHDKLRAFLDWLQAPASLVALHLSWNGITSEPPPALTPGHWGDWQACLADAQARLAAQPDLVTGLLDFVARHPAPGD, from the coding sequence ATGACGCCTGCCTCACCCCCAACTGCCCCACCGTGCTGGGACCTGTTCTGCCGCGTGATCGACAACCACGGCGACCTCGGCGTGGCCCTGCGGCTGGCGCGCCAGCTGGTTGCCCGTGGCGTGCGCGTGCGCCTGTGGGTGGACGATGCATCGGCCCTGAGCTGGATGGCCCCCGATCTGCCGCTGGCCAGCGCCACCCGCACCGGGCTCCCGATGCCCAGCGGGGCGCCGGCCATCACCGTGCTGCCCTGGGCAGACGCCAGCGACGCCGCGCTCCTGGCCCAGCTGCCACCCGCTCAGGTGTGGGTGGAGCTGTTCGGCTGCGAGCTGCCGCCCGAATTCATCGCCCACGGCGTGGCGCAGGCCAGCCACACCGGGCGGCCGGTCTGGCTGAACCTGGAGTACCTGTCGGCCGAAGCCTATGTGGCGCGCAGCCACGGCCTGCCCTCGCCCGTGGGCAGCGGCCCGGCCCGGGGCTGGACCAAATGGTTCTACTTTCCGGGCTTCACACCCGACACCGGCGGGCTGCTGCTGGCCCACCCGGCAGCGGCCGATCGGCCGCGTGTCTCCATCGACGCCGACCCGTCGGACAGCCCGCAGACCTTGACGTGCAACCTGTTCTGCTATGAGCCGCCTGGCCTGCAGCCCTTGCTGGCCAGCCTGATGGACAGCCGCGACTGGCGGCTGCGCTGGCAGGTCATGCCGGGCCGGCCGGCACGTGCCTTTGCCCAGGCGCTGGAGGCCATGGGCGTGGCGGTGGCCCCCCCGGTGGCCGACGATGCGGGTTGGCACCCGCTGGGCCGCAGCGTCCACCAGCAGCGCCAGCTGCCGCACGTGAGCCAGGAGGCCTTCGATGCGCTGCTGGCCGGCGCCGACCTGAATTTCGTGCGCGGCGAGGATTCGCTCGTCAGCGCCCTGCGCGCGGGCCAGCCCCTGGTCTGGCACATCTACCCGCAGGACGACGACGCCCACCACGACAAGCTGCGCGCCTTCCTGGACTGGCTGCAGGCGCCCGCCTCGCTGGTCGCCCTGCACCTGAGCTGGAATGGCATCACCTCTGAGCCCCCGCCAGCGCTGACGCCCGGCCACTGGGGCGACTGGCAGGCCTGTCTGGCGGATGCCCAGGCGCGGCTGGCCGCGCAACCGGACCTGGTGACCGGCTTGCTGGACTTCGTGGCCCGGCACCCGGCCCCAGGCGACTGA